One genomic region from Nostoc sphaeroides encodes:
- the devC gene encoding ABC transporter permease DevC: MSQKIPLSWLQLTREKTRLAVALAGISFADILMFMQLGFRDALYYSNVRFHSSLQGDIVLINSQSSAVLAMRSFSQRRLYKALELPAVQSVHPIYLDFTIWKNPVTGRPRSILIFGMNPETNIVNLPGVQENLDKLKLPDVVLFDRSSRVEYGPIAANYDQGKTVTAEVRRRRIKVEGLFTLGASFGADGNLITSDINFLRIFSNRQKGLIDIGLIRLKPGADANIVAQELRKYLPNEVNVLTKQEFIDFERNYWANSTAIGFIFTLGTVMGFIVGTVIVYQILYTEVADHLAEYATLKAIGYTQNYLLTVILQEALLLAVLGYFPGIVFALFMYKSARDATLLPVFMSFDRAVMVLILTMLMCIISGAIAVRKLRSADPADIF, encoded by the coding sequence ATGAGTCAAAAAATACCTCTGTCGTGGCTACAACTGACAAGAGAAAAAACTCGCCTAGCTGTGGCTTTAGCAGGAATTTCCTTTGCTGATATTTTAATGTTTATGCAACTCGGTTTTCGAGATGCCTTATATTATAGTAACGTTCGATTTCATAGCAGCTTACAGGGCGATATTGTTTTAATTAACAGTCAATCTAGCGCTGTTCTGGCGATGAGGAGCTTTTCTCAACGGCGATTATATAAAGCTTTAGAGTTACCCGCAGTCCAATCAGTACATCCGATATATTTGGACTTTACAATCTGGAAAAATCCTGTAACAGGCCGTCCTCGTAGTATTCTGATATTTGGCATGAACCCAGAGACTAACATAGTTAACTTACCTGGAGTTCAGGAGAATTTAGATAAACTTAAACTGCCTGATGTAGTTCTATTTGACCGTTCTTCTAGAGTAGAATATGGCCCAATTGCTGCTAATTATGACCAAGGAAAGACTGTAACAGCAGAAGTGCGAAGGCGGCGAATTAAAGTCGAAGGACTATTTACATTAGGTGCATCATTTGGCGCAGATGGTAATTTAATTACCAGTGATATTAACTTTCTGCGGATATTCAGCAATCGTCAAAAAGGATTAATTGATATTGGGCTAATTAGATTAAAGCCGGGAGCTGATGCTAATATTGTTGCCCAAGAATTACGAAAGTATTTACCTAATGAAGTAAATGTTTTAACCAAGCAAGAATTTATTGATTTTGAGCGGAACTATTGGGCAAATAGTACAGCTATTGGGTTTATTTTTACATTAGGGACTGTCATGGGTTTCATTGTGGGGACTGTGATTGTTTATCAAATCCTTTATACAGAAGTTGCAGATCACTTAGCTGAGTACGCTACTCTCAAGGCAATAGGTTATACACAAAACTATTTATTGACAGTAATTCTTCAAGAGGCTTTATTATTAGCAGTTTTAGGTTATTTCCCTGGTATAGTTTTTGCTTTGTTTATGTATAAAAGTGCCAGAGATGCAACACTTTTACCAGTTTTTATGAGTTTTGATCGGGCGGTAATGGTGTTGATTTTGACTATGCTAATGTGCATTATTTCTGGTGCGATCGCAGTCCGAAAATTACGTTCTGCCGACCCAGCAGATATCTTTTAA
- a CDS encoding YidH family protein, with protein MQLKLKATEEDKDKKKAGRLNPSRVRDHLANERTYLAWMRTGIALLGFGVVIVRLRAFQVPLIPRPGNGWKLGLVFSLVGLITVWLSTAHYFAVRRDIEEDTYEPTDRWVLLFSLAVMILGAGVIYFVFTTSLDPTSPVIAE; from the coding sequence ATGCAGTTAAAATTGAAAGCTACAGAAGAAGATAAAGATAAAAAAAAGGCAGGACGACTGAATCCGTCTAGAGTCAGAGATCACTTGGCAAATGAGCGTACTTACCTCGCTTGGATGCGGACAGGGATTGCTCTTTTAGGTTTTGGTGTCGTCATCGTGCGTTTGCGTGCTTTCCAAGTACCTTTGATACCCCGTCCTGGCAACGGCTGGAAGTTAGGTTTAGTCTTCTCGCTGGTGGGTTTGATTACGGTGTGGCTATCAACGGCACACTATTTTGCTGTCCGTCGTGATATCGAAGAAGATACTTATGAACCGACAGACCGATGGGTGTTGCTGTTCAGTCTCGCTGTGATGATTCTCGGCGCTGGAGTAATCTATTTTGTTTTTACAACTTCTTTAGATCCAACAAGTCCAGTTATTGCAGAGTAA
- a CDS encoding LysR substrate-binding domain-containing protein produces the protein MAGMTLEQLKIFLAVAQHLHFTRAAEELYITQPAVSAAIHNLEQEYGVKLFHRIGRHIEIAEAGKLLQVEAQKILDQVSLTERGLRELNNLQRGELKLGSSLTIGNYWLPSKISEFKSQYPGIQINCSLANTEEICMGTATGQFDLGLVEGDVKPALQSTLEYEIVGSDRLQIVVGRKHPWFEWGEIDLTQLTQTLWVMREPGSGTQQRFEEALQNWGINLSELDVILVFNSGEMTKAAIEDGVGAIGISELMVKKEIQLGTLRAIRVINNREGNSVMPSLGYAYAEIVRPFFKLKHRQRFQTALSKVFEQMLISSMLDGSH, from the coding sequence ATGGCAGGAATGACGCTTGAGCAGCTAAAAATTTTTCTGGCTGTGGCGCAGCACTTACACTTTACTCGCGCAGCAGAGGAGCTTTATATTACACAACCTGCGGTCAGTGCAGCGATCCACAACTTAGAGCAAGAATACGGTGTGAAACTGTTCCATCGGATTGGCCGCCATATCGAGATTGCTGAGGCTGGTAAATTATTGCAAGTAGAAGCACAGAAAATTCTCGATCAAGTTTCCTTAACTGAAAGGGGATTGCGGGAATTGAACAATCTGCAACGGGGTGAGTTGAAATTAGGGTCAAGTCTGACAATTGGTAACTACTGGCTACCAAGCAAGATTAGTGAGTTTAAAAGTCAGTATCCCGGTATCCAGATTAACTGTAGCCTTGCCAATACAGAAGAGATTTGTATGGGAACGGCGACAGGACAGTTTGATTTGGGTTTGGTGGAAGGAGATGTGAAGCCAGCACTTCAGAGTACTTTAGAGTACGAAATAGTGGGGAGCGATCGCTTACAAATTGTAGTAGGTCGAAAACATCCTTGGTTTGAGTGGGGAGAAATTGACTTAACCCAATTGACTCAAACCCTTTGGGTGATGCGAGAACCAGGTTCTGGAACCCAGCAAAGGTTTGAGGAAGCCCTACAAAATTGGGGAATCAATCTCAGTGAACTGGATGTAATTTTAGTATTCAATAGTGGAGAGATGACAAAAGCCGCGATCGAAGATGGTGTCGGTGCAATTGGAATTTCTGAGCTGATGGTAAAAAAAGAAATCCAGTTGGGAACTCTGCGGGCAATTCGAGTTATTAATAACAGAGAGGGTAATAGTGTGATGCCTAGTTTGGGCTACGCCTACGCAGAAATAGTTCGACCTTTTTTCAAACTCAAGCATCGTCAG
- a CDS encoding DevA family ABC transporter ATP-binding protein translates to MLEKEPVIAIKNLNHYYGKGSLRKQILFDINLEIYPGEIVIMTGPSGSGKTTLLSLIGGLRSVQEGSLKFLGEELVGVSQNKLVQMRRNIGYIFQAHNLLGFLTAKQNVQMAVELNDNISQTEAVAKSKAMLGSVGLEERVDYYPDNLSGGQKQRIAIARALVNRPPLVLADEPTAALDKQSGRDVVEIMQSLAKNQGTTILLVTHDNRILDIADRIVEMEDGLLTRNSPNTAIQS, encoded by the coding sequence ATGCTCGAAAAAGAACCTGTAATTGCCATTAAAAATCTTAACCACTACTATGGCAAAGGGTCACTGAGAAAACAGATATTATTTGACATCAACCTAGAAATTTATCCAGGCGAAATTGTAATTATGACCGGGCCATCAGGTTCAGGTAAAACCACATTACTGAGCTTAATTGGTGGTTTGCGGTCTGTACAAGAGGGAAGTTTAAAATTTTTAGGTGAAGAACTCGTTGGCGTCAGTCAAAACAAACTGGTGCAGATGCGACGCAATATTGGTTATATTTTCCAAGCTCACAATTTGCTAGGGTTCTTGACAGCGAAGCAAAATGTGCAAATGGCGGTAGAATTGAATGATAATATTTCTCAAACAGAAGCAGTGGCTAAATCAAAAGCCATGCTGGGGTCTGTTGGTTTAGAAGAACGAGTTGATTACTACCCAGACAATCTTTCTGGTGGACAGAAACAAAGAATTGCGATCGCACGCGCCTTAGTGAATCGTCCCCCACTGGTGCTAGCAGACGAACCAACAGCAGCATTAGACAAACAATCAGGACGCGATGTTGTGGAAATAATGCAGAGTCTGGCCAAAAATCAGGGAACTACTATCTTATTAGTGACACACGACAACCGCATTTTAGACATTGCCGATCGCATCGTAGAAATGGAAGATGGTCTTTTAACGCGTAATTCCCCCAATACAGCTATTCAGTCATGA
- a CDS encoding HAD family hydrolase, protein MSRHQNIPALSEFSSTSLSNIRLIATDMDGTLTRRGKFTSALLQALEDLAAADIKVLIVTGRSAGWVSGLSAIMPVAGAMAENGGLYFPPGNQKPVVLTPIPDLAKHRQHLATTFENLQIKFPQIQESADNRFRITDWTFDVAGLRQDELQTLDNLCQQMGWGFTYSNVQCHIKPQGQDKAVGLLQVLREYLPQYSPQQIITVGDSPNDESLFDRRYFPISVGVANVLEYVNQLKYLPAYITNAAEGEGFCELSSYILKSLHIPS, encoded by the coding sequence ATGTCCAGACATCAGAACATCCCTGCCCTGTCTGAGTTTTCATCTACAAGCTTGAGCAATATTCGTCTGATAGCCACAGATATGGATGGCACCCTGACTAGACGAGGAAAATTTACTTCTGCACTGCTGCAAGCTTTAGAGGATTTAGCAGCAGCTGACATTAAGGTGTTGATTGTCACAGGACGTTCTGCTGGGTGGGTGAGTGGATTGAGTGCGATTATGCCAGTGGCAGGTGCTATGGCAGAAAATGGCGGTTTGTACTTTCCACCTGGAAACCAGAAACCAGTAGTCTTAACACCCATTCCCGATTTAGCTAAACATCGCCAGCACTTGGCTACAACTTTTGAGAATTTACAAATCAAATTTCCTCAAATCCAAGAATCTGCTGATAATCGCTTTCGCATCACCGATTGGACTTTTGATGTAGCTGGTTTGCGTCAAGATGAACTACAAACCCTAGACAATCTCTGTCAACAAATGGGTTGGGGTTTTACTTATAGCAATGTGCAGTGTCACATTAAACCCCAAGGGCAAGATAAAGCTGTGGGATTGTTGCAAGTATTGCGCGAATATTTGCCCCAGTACTCACCACAACAAATTATTACTGTTGGCGATAGCCCCAATGATGAAAGTTTATTTGATCGGCGTTATTTTCCTATTTCTGTAGGCGTGGCAAACGTACTTGAATATGTGAATCAGTTGAAATATCTCCCTGCTTATATTACTAACGCTGCCGAAGGGGAAGGATTTTGTGAGTTATCTAGTTATATTTTGAAAAGCTTGCACATCCCAAGTTAG
- a CDS encoding cadmium resistance transporter → MNDLVTAITTGITAFTATNIDDIVILTLLFSQINKTFRSRHILGGQYLGFAALIIASLPGFFGGLIIPQDWIRLLGLMPIIIGVSSLLKREEDSLIEAEEETEASCPSVIASFISPQTCNVAAIAFANGSDNISVYVPLFANSELDSLLVILSVFFTMVGVWCYTAYKLTYLPAIANFLTENGNTFVPCILIGLGIFIVTENVTWTLLSVVSSYIFSLILGFNTQPSSEEQ, encoded by the coding sequence ATGAACGATTTAGTAACTGCAATTACCACAGGGATTACCGCATTCACTGCGACCAACATCGATGATATTGTGATTCTGACGTTGCTTTTTTCACAAATAAATAAAACGTTCCGCAGTCGTCACATCCTTGGTGGTCAGTATCTCGGTTTTGCTGCATTGATCATTGCTAGCCTTCCCGGCTTCTTCGGTGGACTAATTATACCGCAAGACTGGATTAGACTACTTGGTTTAATGCCAATAATCATTGGTGTGAGTAGTTTACTAAAACGTGAAGAAGATTCACTCATTGAAGCCGAAGAAGAAACCGAAGCGTCTTGTCCTTCTGTAATTGCCAGTTTTATCTCTCCGCAAACATGCAATGTAGCTGCGATCGCCTTTGCCAATGGTAGTGATAATATTAGCGTCTACGTGCCCCTGTTTGCCAACTCGGAATTAGATAGTCTGCTAGTGATACTAAGTGTATTTTTTACAATGGTGGGTGTATGGTGTTATACCGCTTATAAGTTAACTTATTTGCCTGCGATCGCTAACTTTTTAACAGAGAATGGCAATACTTTTGTGCCTTGTATATTGATTGGACTCGGTATATTTATTGTTACAGAAAATGTTACTTGGACTCTTTTATCTGTAGTTTCTAGTTATATATTTTCATTGATTTTAGGTTTCAACACTCAGCCGTCGAGTGAAGAACAATAA
- a CDS encoding HlyD family efflux transporter periplasmic adaptor subunit yields the protein MSRVTEKPKPSEQAFNQEQPKIWWGIAVAVPIVIAAGILGTAKIEQLRKLTTSVPIMPSTNSISAVGRLEPRGEVVKLSAPSSGLAPSSRIQQLLVREGEQVKQGQIVAILDNRDTQIAGLQEAKAKVQEARANLAQIRAGSPRDIQAQRAVIARLQAQLIGERNAGQATIARIAAQLSGDKLVQQATVNRLEAELSGQRDALRATLARIRAEQRNAQVDAGRYDFLYREGAISQQERDRRRLSAVTSNQQVAESQATLKQTLATLRQQIAEARATQIQNLATLQQQLIEAKVNRDQTVATLQRQIDEEKAKLSRILDVSPTDVQVAQAQVSNAIANIRKAEAELRLSYVQAPIAGEILKVYTKSGEAIGANGIAEIGQTSQMFVIAEVAEDSISKVRIGQNATISSDNGAFSGELKGTVTEIGRKIGKKDVLNTDPAADVDARVVEVKIALSPEDSQKVSGLTYAKVVVDINN from the coding sequence ATGTCAAGGGTGACTGAAAAGCCAAAGCCAAGTGAGCAGGCATTTAATCAAGAACAACCTAAGATTTGGTGGGGTATCGCTGTAGCTGTGCCAATAGTAATCGCGGCTGGGATACTAGGTACAGCTAAAATCGAGCAGTTAAGAAAACTAACTACATCCGTCCCCATAATGCCATCTACCAATAGCATTAGTGCTGTTGGGCGTTTGGAACCGCGAGGCGAAGTTGTTAAATTGTCTGCCCCATCATCAGGATTAGCACCATCGTCACGAATTCAGCAACTCTTGGTGAGAGAGGGTGAACAGGTAAAGCAAGGCCAAATTGTCGCAATTTTGGATAACCGCGATACTCAAATAGCCGGACTACAAGAGGCAAAAGCGAAAGTGCAAGAAGCCCGTGCGAATTTAGCGCAAATTAGGGCTGGATCTCCAAGAGATATTCAAGCCCAAAGAGCAGTTATTGCTCGCCTACAAGCACAGTTAATTGGCGAAAGGAATGCAGGGCAAGCAACGATCGCCCGGATTGCAGCTCAGTTAAGTGGTGATAAACTTGTCCAACAAGCAACCGTGAATCGCTTAGAAGCTGAACTGAGTGGGCAAAGAGATGCTCTTAGAGCAACGCTTGCACGTATCCGAGCCGAACAGCGCAATGCTCAAGTCGATGCCGGACGCTATGATTTTTTATACAGAGAAGGTGCTATTTCTCAGCAAGAGCGGGACAGAAGACGCTTGAGTGCAGTAACTTCTAATCAACAGGTGGCGGAAAGCCAAGCTACGCTAAAACAAACATTGGCAACTCTACGACAGCAAATTGCCGAAGCCAGAGCTACCCAAATACAAAATTTAGCAACTTTGCAACAGCAGCTAATCGAAGCCAAAGTTAACCGTGATCAAACCGTAGCAACTTTGCAAAGACAAATCGATGAAGAAAAGGCCAAACTGAGCAGAATTTTAGACGTTAGTCCTACCGACGTGCAAGTAGCGCAAGCCCAAGTTAGTAATGCGATCGCAAATATCAGAAAAGCCGAAGCAGAACTAAGGTTAAGCTACGTTCAAGCACCAATCGCTGGAGAGATTTTAAAAGTTTACACCAAATCAGGCGAAGCGATCGGTGCAAATGGCATTGCTGAAATTGGACAAACCAGCCAAATGTTTGTGATTGCAGAAGTCGCCGAAGACAGTATTAGTAAAGTGCGTATTGGTCAAAATGCCACTATCAGCAGCGATAATGGTGCATTTAGCGGCGAATTAAAGGGAACTGTTACTGAAATTGGCAGAAAAATTGGTAAAAAAGATGTGCTGAATACAGATCCAGCAGCAGATGTGGATGCCAGAGTCGTAGAAGTGAAAATTGCTCTATCTCCAGAAGATAGTCAGAAAGTTTCTGGTTTAACTTACGCCAAAGTTGTTGTCGATATTAATAACTAA